In one Xanthomonas fragariae genomic region, the following are encoded:
- a CDS encoding type II toxin-antitoxin system RelB/DinJ family antitoxin translates to MAAHTSMLHIRVDDALKAQAAETLANVGLTVSDAVRILLTRVAKEGGLPAGLTADPEAHDAWFRGKVQEALADTRPAVPHRQVMDEAQALIDRKRRARS, encoded by the coding sequence ATGGCTGCTCACACCTCGATGCTGCATATCCGCGTCGATGACGCTCTAAAGGCACAGGCTGCCGAGACGCTCGCCAATGTCGGCCTGACGGTCTCGGATGCTGTGCGCATCCTGCTGACCCGCGTCGCCAAGGAAGGCGGGTTGCCAGCCGGCCTGACGGCCGATCCAGAGGCCCACGACGCCTGGTTCCGGGGCAAGGTGCAAGAGGCCCTGGCCGACACGCGGCCGGCGGTGCCGCATCGCCAGGTGATGGATGAGGCGCAAGCCCTGATCGACCGGAAACGCCGTGCTCGTTCTTGA
- a CDS encoding antitoxin VbhA family protein has protein sequence MQQCTYEIEPRPIDLGGGWRLRLLQDGEEVGGGVFPLAEGAEDVVMATNEAHADAVAEGAAWLASRSVDDVQPEEVEAFAELGSQPGAVGYDENGQLVRVRLDGTHEVIPEQGGSSPIRADEIAGMDWWNTAPEAERREWMRRAGDTGRAADAWAEYKRCTPQRPLHPAELRERRDAITYAQASIELEGFKLPPEYGAAAERFAAGEITFGELGEVADELATQIKARQS, from the coding sequence ATGCAGCAGTGCACCTATGAAATCGAGCCGCGCCCGATCGATCTGGGCGGTGGCTGGCGATTGCGCCTTCTACAGGACGGCGAAGAGGTTGGCGGCGGCGTATTCCCTCTGGCCGAGGGCGCGGAGGATGTGGTGATGGCCACCAATGAGGCCCACGCCGACGCCGTGGCCGAGGGTGCCGCATGGTTGGCCTCGCGCAGCGTTGATGACGTGCAGCCGGAGGAAGTAGAAGCATTCGCCGAGTTGGGCAGTCAGCCGGGCGCGGTGGGCTACGACGAGAACGGCCAGCTTGTGCGCGTGCGCCTGGACGGCACGCACGAGGTAATCCCCGAGCAAGGCGGCAGTTCGCCAATCCGTGCAGATGAGATTGCCGGCATGGACTGGTGGAATACCGCGCCAGAAGCCGAGCGCCGGGAGTGGATGCGACGCGCTGGCGACACGGGCCGCGCGGCCGACGCATGGGCCGAGTACAAGCGCTGCACGCCCCAGCGCCCACTACACCCCGCCGAGCTACGCGAGCGCCGCGACGCCATCACCTACGCGCAGGCGAGCATCGAGCTGGAAGGCTTCAAGCTACCGCCGGAATACGGGGCTGCGGCCGAACGCTTCGCAGCGGGGGAAATCACGTTCGGCGAGCTGGGGGAAGTTGCGGATGAACTGGCAACGCAGATCAAGGCGCGGCAGTCGTGA
- a CDS encoding relaxase/mobilization nuclease domain-containing protein: MASNEGFDPTGMHDIDFLVSGRRARTGRLTQEQKRAQLYRTFVQCVPEVMVKVSGGGKTAQHVQAHMKYITRNGQLEAVNDQGEKISGQEDVKDLFDSWDVDAGDGQGKKRQAFNIVLSMPAGTDPQKLFKAAQNFAREEFFGQHQYMMVLHTPETDPHKNPPPHPHVHLIVKAEGFDGQRLYIRKATLEHWRAAFAERLREQGIDANATPRDLRGQTRKSKKPGVYFAEKRGTSTVLKSKFEQARQELEQGEASPKPWEVAIVNRRRATVRRLLGAAHELRKEGDDSMATAIESFAKEMPRPDTERHQIKRIIVKQVERHRGQQPSQQKYTDRKDKER; this comes from the coding sequence ATGGCCAGCAATGAAGGTTTTGATCCGACCGGGATGCACGACATTGATTTCTTGGTTAGCGGACGACGGGCGCGCACAGGGCGTCTTACGCAGGAGCAGAAGCGCGCGCAACTGTATCGAACCTTTGTGCAGTGTGTGCCCGAAGTCATGGTCAAGGTATCGGGCGGCGGTAAGACAGCACAGCACGTCCAGGCGCACATGAAATACATCACTCGCAATGGGCAGCTTGAAGCCGTCAACGACCAGGGCGAGAAGATCAGCGGCCAGGAAGATGTGAAGGACCTGTTTGATTCGTGGGACGTTGATGCCGGCGACGGTCAGGGGAAAAAACGGCAAGCCTTCAATATCGTGCTGTCGATGCCGGCCGGCACCGATCCGCAAAAGCTCTTCAAGGCGGCGCAGAACTTTGCTCGGGAAGAATTCTTTGGGCAGCACCAATACATGATGGTCCTGCACACGCCTGAGACCGACCCGCATAAGAACCCCCCGCCGCATCCACATGTTCACCTGATCGTCAAAGCGGAAGGCTTCGACGGCCAGCGCCTCTACATCCGCAAGGCGACGCTCGAACACTGGCGTGCCGCGTTCGCCGAGAGGTTACGAGAGCAGGGTATCGATGCAAATGCGACGCCTCGCGACTTGCGCGGGCAGACGCGCAAGTCGAAGAAGCCAGGCGTGTATTTCGCAGAAAAGCGCGGCACGTCCACAGTACTCAAAAGCAAGTTCGAGCAGGCGCGGCAGGAGTTGGAGCAGGGCGAGGCATCACCAAAGCCTTGGGAGGTCGCCATCGTCAATCGCCGCCGAGCGACCGTTCGTCGGCTGTTGGGTGCGGCCCACGAACTACGGAAGGAGGGGGACGATTCAATGGCAACGGCCATTGAATCGTTTGCCAAGGAAATGCCGAGACCGGACACAGAGCGGCACCAAATCAAGCGAATCATCGTCAAGCAAGTTGAGCGCCACCGCGGGCAACAGCCGAGCCAGCAGAAGTACACCGACCGCAAAGACAAGGAGCGATGA
- a CDS encoding DUF3717 domain-containing protein, whose translation MRVFNITEIEFAINYWRTRIVPDDGALMCAPALSLLQLYGHMIFDRIEAVPEAALDAEQGIALSVALDQHELPL comes from the coding sequence ATGCGCGTCTTCAACATCACCGAAATCGAGTTCGCTATCAACTACTGGCGTACACGCATTGTTCCCGACGATGGGGCGCTCATGTGCGCGCCGGCGCTCTCGCTGCTCCAGCTTTACGGTCACATGATTTTCGACCGCATCGAGGCGGTCCCGGAGGCTGCATTGGATGCCGAGCAAGGCATCGCGCTGTCGGTCGCGCTAGATCAGCACGAATTGCCGCTCTGA
- a CDS encoding type IV secretory system conjugative DNA transfer family protein: protein MILTDIQSKRVRAVAISGLLVCGLILGLYLAGYFFLWKVKLKPYTATPLTIIDYWAYYSDNPQLRKWMKYCLGFGFILSYGLVAMLFMPVRRALHGDARFAKNKEVRDADLLGEHGLILGKWGDRFIMLAGQLGAICAAPPRTGKGAGLVQPNMLNWPQSVVLLDVRQESYRLTSGFRKMFSDVFLFNPVAEDGRTMQWNPLSYVNDDPMLRINDLQKIANMLSPDPAEGDPFWPASCRTLFLGLALYVFETPDTPRTFGEIVRQIMYGEGESVGQHWKEIIEERDASGNPLSPACKAALYDFIYTSGPTQSSIRKTFTAKLELWLNPLIDAATSGDSFDLRDFRRRRISLYIGVRPADLDRLQLILNLLFQQIIDLNTDEMPEDNPDLKFQLLMMMDEFTAIGRMPIFAKSISFLGGYNIRPFIIIQGMSQLRSTYGADVAETIVTCCAAMIVYAPKEQRHANEISEMLGYMTVQAKSKSQQVGFKRVGGSVNTSDHRRALMLPQEVKEIGKGREIIFLENVKPILASKISYWKDKAFKRRLLPAAVVQAIDVKMPEPSQQPKKKKKKEGETVKTQDGQLITITEKEITADDVGKLDKLSLTDYNVDFDSVEVPRGQPITDDDMKHAFSSFLQTIEDA, encoded by the coding sequence ATGATCCTCACAGACATTCAAAGCAAGCGAGTGAGGGCCGTGGCCATATCCGGTCTTCTGGTATGCGGCTTAATCCTAGGGCTATACCTAGCCGGCTATTTCTTCTTGTGGAAGGTGAAGCTCAAGCCGTACACCGCGACGCCGCTGACCATCATCGACTATTGGGCGTACTACAGCGACAATCCGCAACTTCGCAAATGGATGAAGTATTGCCTGGGCTTCGGCTTCATCTTGTCCTATGGCCTAGTAGCCATGCTGTTCATGCCGGTGCGACGCGCTCTGCACGGCGACGCCCGCTTCGCGAAGAACAAAGAGGTTCGTGATGCCGACCTGCTCGGCGAACATGGGCTAATTCTGGGCAAGTGGGGCGACCGCTTCATCATGCTCGCCGGCCAGCTTGGCGCGATCTGCGCGGCGCCGCCGCGCACCGGCAAGGGCGCAGGCTTGGTTCAACCCAACATGCTGAACTGGCCGCAAAGCGTCGTGCTGCTGGACGTGCGGCAGGAAAGCTATCGGCTCACCTCTGGCTTCCGCAAGATGTTCAGCGACGTGTTCCTGTTCAACCCGGTCGCCGAAGACGGCCGCACGATGCAATGGAATCCACTTAGCTACGTGAACGACGATCCCATGCTGCGGATCAACGATCTTCAGAAGATCGCAAACATGCTGTCGCCCGACCCCGCCGAAGGTGATCCTTTTTGGCCGGCATCGTGCCGCACGCTATTCCTCGGCCTGGCTCTGTATGTTTTCGAGACACCTGACACGCCACGAACGTTCGGTGAGATCGTTCGGCAAATCATGTATGGAGAAGGTGAGTCGGTCGGCCAGCACTGGAAAGAAATCATCGAAGAGCGCGACGCCTCTGGTAATCCGCTCTCCCCTGCTTGCAAGGCAGCGCTCTACGATTTCATCTACACCAGCGGCCCCACGCAATCCTCAATTCGGAAGACCTTTACGGCCAAGCTCGAACTGTGGCTGAACCCTTTGATAGACGCGGCTACCAGCGGCGATTCGTTCGACCTGCGCGACTTTCGCCGGCGCCGCATTTCGTTATACATCGGCGTGCGGCCGGCCGACCTGGACCGGCTGCAACTCATTCTGAACCTGCTTTTCCAGCAGATTATCGACCTCAACACTGACGAGATGCCGGAAGACAACCCGGATCTCAAGTTCCAGTTGTTGATGATGATGGATGAGTTCACAGCCATCGGCCGCATGCCCATCTTCGCGAAGTCGATCAGTTTCCTTGGCGGCTATAACATCCGCCCGTTCATCATCATTCAAGGCATGTCGCAATTACGATCAACGTACGGCGCCGACGTGGCCGAAACCATCGTCACCTGCTGCGCTGCAATGATCGTATACGCCCCGAAGGAACAACGCCACGCGAACGAAATTTCCGAAATGCTCGGTTACATGACGGTGCAGGCGAAGTCGAAGTCGCAGCAAGTCGGCTTCAAGCGCGTCGGTGGTTCGGTCAACACGTCTGACCATCGCCGCGCCCTGATGCTGCCGCAAGAAGTCAAGGAAATCGGCAAAGGCCGGGAAATCATCTTTTTGGAAAATGTTAAGCCAATTCTCGCCAGCAAAATTTCCTATTGGAAGGACAAGGCATTCAAGCGCCGGCTGCTGCCGGCTGCTGTCGTCCAGGCCATCGACGTAAAGATGCCGGAGCCCTCTCAGCAGCCCAAGAAGAAAAAGAAAAAAGAGGGCGAGACCGTCAAGACACAAGACGGCCAACTTATCACTATTACGGAAAAAGAAATTACGGCTGACGACGTTGGCAAGCTCGATAAATTGAGCCTTACCGACTACAACGTCGATTTTGACAGCGTGGAAGTGCCGCGCGGCCAGCCGATCACCGACGACGACATGAAGCATGCGTTTTCGTCGTTCCTGCAAACCATTGAAGATGCGTAA
- a CDS encoding LPD7 domain-containing protein, which yields MAEPAFNENGAFNINGQWATGLRYEVKLDGGSFASGTIKFINGRKQVVSAKIASREEAVEIIGERNVENIEAGKGKEKDATSGMTKGKLQAENLSFKQSYTTDKKPVNEIEATIERDTSIEKDVQAFLAKRREEMARSRQQRLQNERIVSTEERSDYGADTKTATTEATPGTARGKLQAENLAFKQSYTPDKKPVNEIEATIERDTSLDKDVQAFLAKRREEMARSRQQRLQNERIVSTEERSDYGADTKTATTEATPGISQSVEDRAKAVPDAVKQRFIQVDNKFHFPDKTLAFEDHGRKLATRSENQEVVRSVVAIAHARGWERIAVRGTEEFRRAAWLEASLTGIEVSGYKPTKVEKAHLATLLERQGGIRENSIEEREPREREAGSTRPEQTPSGLNGAGAGVKLRDGVLTGQLLEHGEANYKHDPKKEMSYFVKVETERGERTVWGVDLRRAVAESGVAIGDRVAIEKMGRKSVTAKERVFDKDGNEVGERAVDAHRNRWKVGSLEKAEAFTRDDRAEVVKKHPDLAPAYGTVAAAQKFAEKQFANKEDQARFVSIARQVVAEKIAHGENVPAPKIREAKVQDRPKDQGKDQERSEPPKPRKANQEFAR from the coding sequence ATGGCAGAACCAGCTTTCAATGAGAACGGTGCCTTCAACATCAACGGTCAGTGGGCTACTGGCCTGCGCTACGAAGTTAAGCTTGACGGTGGGTCGTTCGCCAGCGGCACGATCAAGTTCATCAACGGTCGCAAACAGGTTGTCTCTGCCAAGATCGCGTCTCGTGAAGAGGCCGTCGAAATCATCGGCGAACGCAATGTCGAGAATATCGAGGCCGGCAAAGGCAAGGAGAAGGATGCCACGTCAGGTATGACCAAGGGCAAGTTGCAGGCCGAGAATCTGTCGTTCAAGCAGTCCTATACCACAGACAAGAAGCCTGTCAATGAGATCGAGGCCACCATCGAGCGCGATACCTCTATCGAAAAAGACGTGCAAGCGTTCCTCGCTAAGCGTCGCGAAGAAATGGCACGCTCGCGGCAACAGCGTTTGCAGAACGAGCGCATCGTTTCCACGGAAGAGCGCAGCGACTACGGCGCCGACACAAAAACGGCAACCACCGAAGCGACGCCCGGCACGGCCAGGGGCAAGTTGCAGGCCGAGAATCTGGCGTTCAAGCAGTCCTATACGCCCGACAAGAAGCCTGTCAACGAGATCGAGGCCACCATCGAGCGCGATACCTCGCTCGACAAAGACGTACAAGCGTTCCTCGCTAAGCGTCGCGAAGAAATGGCACGCTCGCGGCAACAGCGTTTGCAGAACGAGCGCATCGTTTCCACGGAAGAGCGCAGCGACTACGGCGCCGACACAAAAACGGCAACCACCGAAGCGACGCCCGGCATTAGTCAGTCGGTCGAAGACCGCGCGAAAGCCGTGCCGGATGCAGTCAAGCAACGCTTCATCCAGGTAGATAACAAGTTCCACTTCCCCGACAAGACCCTGGCGTTCGAGGATCACGGCCGTAAACTCGCCACGCGCAGCGAGAACCAGGAAGTCGTGCGATCGGTAGTTGCGATCGCACACGCGCGTGGATGGGAACGAATCGCGGTACGCGGCACCGAAGAGTTCAGGCGTGCGGCTTGGCTCGAAGCGTCGTTGACCGGCATCGAGGTCAGCGGCTACAAGCCGACCAAGGTGGAGAAGGCGCATTTGGCGACACTTTTGGAGCGTCAAGGCGGCATCCGCGAAAACTCCATAGAAGAACGCGAACCGCGCGAGCGTGAGGCCGGCAGCACGCGCCCGGAACAAACGCCTAGCGGCCTTAATGGCGCCGGTGCCGGCGTGAAGCTGCGGGACGGCGTTCTTACCGGGCAGCTGCTCGAACACGGCGAAGCCAACTACAAGCACGATCCGAAGAAGGAGATGAGCTACTTCGTAAAGGTCGAGACGGAGCGCGGCGAGCGTACCGTGTGGGGCGTCGATCTCCGCCGCGCGGTCGCTGAAAGCGGTGTAGCTATCGGTGATCGCGTTGCCATTGAGAAGATGGGCAGGAAGTCCGTGACTGCAAAAGAGCGAGTGTTCGACAAAGACGGCAATGAAGTCGGGGAACGCGCCGTCGATGCACACCGCAACCGCTGGAAAGTCGGCTCGCTGGAAAAGGCCGAAGCATTCACACGCGATGACCGTGCCGAAGTGGTCAAGAAACACCCTGACTTAGCGCCTGCCTATGGCACGGTCGCCGCTGCGCAGAAGTTCGCGGAGAAGCAATTCGCGAACAAGGAGGATCAAGCGCGATTCGTCTCTATCGCACGTCAGGTCGTCGCAGAGAAAATTGCCCACGGCGAGAACGTGCCGGCGCCGAAGATTCGCGAGGCAAAGGTTCAAGATCGCCCAAAAGATCAGGGCAAGGACCAGGAGCGTAGCGAGCCGCCGAAGCCGCGCAAAGCGAATCAAGAGTTCGCGCGATGA
- a CDS encoding lytic transglycosylase domain-containing protein translates to MTRRTLAALLVGTAIALPCNALAGTQVEEQLSTSVRAGLSASLSDKTTPAPIFPSVAAKTAWLTDKATLLAKRMPAVQDRIAFLNTVYYEAMRAGLDPELVLAVIQTESAFRKYAVSTAGARGYMQVMPFWVHDDIGSPTDDLFHLRTNLRYGCTILRHYLDTERGNLFLALGRYNGSRGQAAYPNLVLASWAQWRSMPSPYHLTMK, encoded by the coding sequence ATGACCCGCCGCACACTTGCCGCACTGTTGGTCGGCACCGCTATCGCCCTGCCCTGCAACGCCCTTGCCGGCACCCAGGTCGAAGAACAGCTTTCGACCAGCGTCCGAGCAGGCCTGTCGGCTTCGTTGAGCGACAAGACCACGCCCGCGCCGATATTTCCTTCCGTAGCAGCGAAAACAGCCTGGTTGACCGACAAGGCCACACTGCTCGCCAAGCGCATGCCCGCCGTACAGGACCGCATCGCGTTCCTCAACACCGTGTACTACGAAGCCATGCGCGCTGGCCTTGATCCCGAGCTCGTGCTTGCTGTCATCCAGACCGAAAGCGCGTTCCGCAAGTACGCCGTTTCGACGGCCGGTGCGCGCGGCTATATGCAGGTCATGCCGTTTTGGGTGCATGACGACATTGGAAGTCCCACCGATGATCTGTTCCATCTGCGGACCAATCTTCGATACGGCTGCACGATCCTTCGCCACTACCTTGACACTGAGCGCGGGAACCTGTTCCTCGCGCTTGGCCGCTACAACGGCAGTCGTGGCCAAGCCGCATATCCGAACCTCGTACTCGCATCCTGGGCGCAGTGGCGCTCGATGCCGAGTCCCTACCATTTGACGATGAAATGA
- a CDS encoding type II toxin-antitoxin system RelE/ParE family toxin has product MLVLEWRETARADLLAIVDYISDDNPDAAQRLKDDIEAKASMLPERPKLYRPGRVAGTREMVVRSNYVVVYAEDARAVSILRVLHAAQQWPPVTGVE; this is encoded by the coding sequence GTGCTCGTTCTTGAGTGGCGCGAGACAGCCCGCGCCGATCTGCTGGCGATTGTCGATTACATATCCGACGACAACCCGGATGCAGCGCAGCGGTTGAAAGATGACATCGAGGCCAAGGCCTCGATGCTGCCTGAGCGCCCGAAGCTGTATCGGCCTGGTCGCGTCGCCGGCACTCGGGAAATGGTCGTCCGATCGAACTACGTGGTGGTGTACGCGGAAGACGCGCGCGCCGTTTCCATCCTGCGGGTGCTGCATGCGGCCCAACAGTGGCCGCCAGTGACCGGGGTTGAGTGA
- a CDS encoding recombinase family protein produces MLLGYARVSTDDQDLTNQRAELHAAGCTKIFAEKITGTQRDRPELARMLDHIRSGDVVMVTRLDRLARSTRDLLDIAERIREAGAGLRSLAEPWADTTTAAGRMVLTVFAGIAEFERSLIVDRTRSGREAAKRRGVKFGPSPTLTAAQIAHARRLIETEGHPVTEAAALLGVHRSTLYRALERSSSSYLLI; encoded by the coding sequence ATGCTGCTGGGCTATGCCCGCGTCAGCACCGACGACCAAGACCTGACCAATCAGCGGGCCGAGCTGCACGCAGCCGGCTGCACCAAGATTTTCGCGGAGAAGATCACCGGCACGCAGCGCGATCGCCCCGAGTTGGCGCGCATGCTCGACCACATACGATCAGGTGACGTGGTGATGGTGACGCGGCTCGATCGCCTGGCGCGCAGCACGCGCGACCTGCTGGACATTGCCGAGCGCATCCGAGAGGCCGGCGCGGGCCTGCGCTCGCTGGCCGAGCCGTGGGCCGATACGACGACGGCGGCTGGCCGCATGGTGTTGACGGTCTTCGCCGGCATCGCCGAGTTCGAGCGGTCCTTGATCGTTGACCGAACCCGGAGCGGCCGCGAGGCCGCCAAGCGGCGCGGGGTGAAGTTCGGTCCCTCCCCCACCCTCACTGCCGCGCAGATCGCCCACGCTCGCCGTCTTATCGAGACGGAAGGCCATCCGGTGACGGAGGCGGCCGCGCTGCTGGGCGTGCATCGATCCACCCTGTACCGCGCTCTTGAAAGATCATCTAGCAGCTATCTTTTAATCTAG